A window of the Streptomyces luomodiensis genome harbors these coding sequences:
- a CDS encoding glycoside hydrolase family 16 protein: MRIRRHRLRSTLAALTATALALLGAATARADIPSVPDWTLQWGDDFNGSANTLPSSANWQIDTGHNYPGGPANWGTGEVQSYTSSTSNLSLDGSGNLRITPLRDGAGNWTSARIETKRADFKAPAGGVLRVEGRIQMPNVTGSAALGYWPAFWALGSPYRGNYQNWPGIGEFDFMENVNGINSVWGTLHCGTNPGGPCQETNGLGANRACPGASCQSAFHTYRFEWDRSTSPNQLRWYVDGTQFHSVSQSQVDAATWSNMTDHAGYFLLLNVAIGGGFPDGVQGSRTPTAATDPGHPMLVDYVAVWTRGGGGGTEPGGSATQYLRTGGALGEAASASSATLASAGGTNHDGTPYQPQTYVSSGITRTYSGGSTAFDLFVDAGTTVANGTQVRVSYDFTGDGTWDRAETYQYFATDPVPGYEHYTQARGVKSTTGAALSNLSGGKVRVEVWNAIGNGASTLGIGNQSYVRIPFS; the protein is encoded by the coding sequence ATGCGCATCCGCCGCCACCGGCTCAGATCCACCCTCGCCGCGCTCACCGCCACCGCACTGGCCCTCCTCGGCGCGGCCACGGCCCGCGCCGACATACCGTCGGTGCCCGACTGGACCCTCCAGTGGGGCGACGACTTCAACGGCTCCGCGAACACCCTCCCCTCCTCCGCCAACTGGCAGATCGACACCGGGCACAACTACCCCGGCGGCCCCGCCAACTGGGGCACCGGCGAGGTGCAGAGCTACACCAGTTCCACCAGCAACCTCAGCCTCGACGGCAGCGGCAACCTCCGCATCACCCCGCTCCGCGACGGCGCCGGCAACTGGACCTCGGCGCGCATCGAGACCAAGCGCGCCGACTTCAAGGCACCGGCCGGGGGCGTGCTGCGGGTCGAGGGCCGGATCCAGATGCCCAACGTGACCGGGAGCGCCGCCCTCGGCTACTGGCCCGCCTTCTGGGCGCTGGGCAGCCCCTACCGGGGCAACTACCAGAACTGGCCGGGCATCGGCGAGTTCGACTTCATGGAGAACGTCAACGGCATTAACTCCGTCTGGGGCACCCTGCACTGCGGCACCAACCCCGGCGGCCCGTGCCAGGAGACCAACGGCCTCGGCGCCAACCGCGCCTGCCCCGGCGCCAGCTGCCAGTCCGCGTTCCACACCTACCGCTTCGAATGGGACCGCTCCACCTCGCCCAACCAACTGCGCTGGTACGTGGACGGCACCCAGTTCCACAGCGTCAGCCAGAGCCAGGTGGACGCCGCCACCTGGTCGAACATGACCGACCACGCGGGCTACTTCCTGCTGCTGAACGTGGCGATCGGCGGCGGCTTCCCCGACGGCGTCCAGGGCTCCAGGACGCCCACCGCCGCCACCGACCCCGGCCACCCGATGCTGGTGGACTACGTGGCGGTGTGGACCCGGGGCGGAGGCGGCGGCACCGAGCCCGGCGGCTCGGCCACCCAGTACCTGCGCACCGGCGGCGCGCTCGGCGAAGCGGCGTCCGCGAGCTCGGCGACCCTGGCCTCGGCGGGCGGCACCAACCACGACGGGACGCCGTACCAGCCGCAGACGTACGTCTCGTCCGGGATCACCAGGACGTACAGCGGCGGCTCGACCGCCTTCGACCTGTTCGTGGACGCGGGGACCACGGTCGCCAACGGCACGCAGGTCAGGGTCAGTTACGACTTCACGGGCGACGGGACCTGGGACCGCGCCGAGACCTACCAGTACTTCGCCACCGACCCGGTTCCGGGCTATGAGCACTACACCCAGGCCCGCGGCGTGAAGTCCACGACCGGCGCGGCGCTGTCCAACCTCTCGGGCGGCAAGGTCCGCGTCGAGGTCTGGAACGCGATCGGCAACGGCGCCAGCACCCTCGGCATCGGCAACCAGTCGTACGTGCGCATTCCGTTCAGCTGA
- the glgB gene encoding 1,4-alpha-glucan branching enzyme, which translates to MRAAPALGDEERRRLLDGAHHDPHALLGAHPVRGGVLFRTLRPYARSVTVTAAGLRARLRAEGDGLFSGVLPLREIPDYRLLVSYEEAELELHDPYRFLPALGPFDLHLIGEGRHEELWRALGARPMTHQGVSGTRFTVWAPNALGVRLTGDFSYWDGTALPMRSLGGSGVWELFLPGVGEGALYKFEITRPDGGHTLRADPMARRTECPPATASVVHASHHRWGDGAWMARRKGGRVHELPFSVYEVHLPSWRPGLTYRQLAQQLPAYVKDLGFTHVELMPVAEHPFGGSWGYQVTGFYAPTARLGTPDDFKFLVDALHQAGIGVLVDWVPAHFPKDEWALAEFDGRPLYEPADPLRAAHPDWGTLEFDYGRTEVRNFLVANAVYWCEEFHIDGLRVDAVASMLYLDYSREPGQWTPNAHGGRENLDAVAFLQEMNATVYRRCPGVVTIAEESTAWDGVTRATHHTGPSGFGGLGFGLKWNMGWMHDSLGYLAHEPVHRKHHHHEMTFSMVYAYSENYVLPISHDEVVHGKRSLVSKMPGDWWQRRADHRAYLGFMWAHPGKQLLFMGQEFAQGAEWSEAHGPDWWLLDPSYSAEPDHRGVRDLVRDLNRVYAATPALWQRDTSPEGFSWVEGDAREDNVFAFLRFDAEGSPLLAISNFSPVVRPEYRIGVPDAVPMWREVLNTDDRRYGGSGVANSEPLKAEATGWHGRPASVLPVLPPLATIWLRPA; encoded by the coding sequence GTGCGGGCCGCGCCCGCGCTCGGGGACGAGGAGCGGCGGCGGCTGCTGGACGGCGCGCACCACGATCCGCACGCGCTGCTCGGCGCCCACCCCGTGCGCGGCGGTGTGCTCTTCCGGACCTTGCGTCCGTACGCCCGGTCGGTGACCGTCACCGCCGCCGGGCTGCGCGCCCGGCTGCGGGCCGAGGGGGACGGGCTGTTCTCCGGGGTGCTGCCGCTCCGGGAGATCCCGGACTACCGGCTGCTCGTGTCGTACGAGGAGGCCGAGCTGGAGCTGCACGACCCGTATCGCTTCCTGCCCGCCCTCGGCCCGTTCGATCTGCACCTGATCGGCGAGGGCCGCCACGAGGAGCTGTGGCGGGCGCTGGGCGCGCGTCCGATGACCCACCAGGGCGTGTCCGGCACCCGCTTCACCGTATGGGCGCCCAATGCCCTCGGGGTGCGGCTGACCGGCGACTTCAGCTACTGGGACGGCACCGCCCTGCCGATGCGCTCGCTGGGCGGCAGCGGTGTGTGGGAGCTGTTCCTGCCCGGTGTCGGCGAGGGCGCGCTCTACAAGTTCGAGATCACCCGCCCCGACGGCGGCCACACCCTGCGCGCCGACCCGATGGCGCGGCGCACCGAGTGCCCGCCCGCCACCGCCTCCGTCGTCCACGCCTCGCACCACCGCTGGGGCGATGGGGCGTGGATGGCGCGGCGAAAAGGTGGGCGCGTCCATGAGCTGCCGTTCTCCGTCTACGAGGTGCATCTGCCGTCCTGGCGGCCGGGGCTGACCTACCGGCAACTGGCGCAGCAGCTGCCGGCGTACGTCAAGGACCTGGGCTTCACCCATGTCGAGCTGATGCCGGTGGCCGAGCACCCCTTCGGCGGCTCCTGGGGCTACCAGGTCACCGGTTTCTACGCGCCCACGGCCCGGCTGGGCACCCCCGACGACTTCAAGTTCCTGGTCGACGCGTTGCATCAGGCGGGCATCGGGGTCCTGGTGGACTGGGTGCCCGCGCACTTCCCCAAGGACGAGTGGGCGCTCGCGGAGTTCGACGGCCGGCCGCTGTACGAGCCCGCCGACCCGCTGCGGGCGGCGCATCCCGACTGGGGCACGCTGGAATTCGACTACGGCCGCACCGAGGTGCGCAATTTCCTGGTCGCGAACGCCGTCTACTGGTGCGAGGAGTTCCACATCGACGGTCTGCGGGTGGACGCCGTCGCCTCCATGCTCTACCTCGACTACTCCCGTGAGCCCGGCCAGTGGACGCCCAACGCGCACGGCGGCCGGGAGAACCTGGACGCGGTCGCCTTCCTCCAGGAGATGAACGCGACCGTCTACCGCCGCTGTCCGGGGGTGGTCACCATCGCCGAGGAGTCGACCGCGTGGGACGGGGTCACCCGGGCCACCCATCACACGGGCCCCAGCGGCTTCGGCGGCCTCGGCTTCGGGCTGAAGTGGAACATGGGGTGGATGCACGACTCGCTGGGCTATCTGGCGCATGAGCCGGTGCACCGCAAGCACCACCACCACGAGATGACCTTCTCGATGGTGTACGCGTACAGCGAGAACTACGTGCTGCCGATCTCCCACGACGAGGTGGTGCACGGCAAGCGGTCCCTGGTGTCGAAGATGCCCGGCGACTGGTGGCAGCGGCGCGCCGACCACCGCGCGTACCTCGGCTTCATGTGGGCCCATCCGGGCAAGCAACTGCTGTTCATGGGGCAGGAGTTCGCCCAGGGCGCCGAGTGGTCGGAGGCCCATGGGCCCGACTGGTGGCTGCTGGACCCGTCGTACTCCGCCGAACCCGACCACCGGGGCGTCCGCGACCTGGTCCGCGACCTCAACCGGGTGTACGCGGCCACGCCCGCGCTGTGGCAGCGGGACACCAGCCCCGAGGGCTTCTCCTGGGTGGAGGGCGACGCCCGCGAGGACAACGTCTTCGCCTTCCTCCGGTTCGACGCCGAGGGCTCCCCGCTGCTCGCCATCAGCAACTTCTCCCCGGTGGTGCGCCCTGAGTACCGCATCGGGGTGCCGGATGCGGTGCCGATGTGGCGTGAGGTGCTGAACACCGACGACCGGCGCTACGGCGGCAGCGGGGTCGCCAACTCCGAACCGCTGAAGGCCGAGGCCACGGGGTGGCACGGCCGTCCGGCCTCCGTACTGCCGGTACTGCCGCCGCTGGCCACGATCTGGCTGCGGCCCGCCTGA
- a CDS encoding maltokinase N-terminal cap-like domain-containing protein, translating to MPEAPFSRGAQHPPTAAPLATAAAAGPSGLLASLAPLLAEWLPRQRWFAGKGRPVTGFALVCATELLPWATSGSTPGLLHLLIRAQQPEPPGHRHGFGCGHRRGAAASDCYQILLGVRPTLPPPLAPALVGRPSGGPLDGQAVYEALSDPRLTTLLLERLRMPGRLGPLRFVREPSSAIPAALTPRLMTAEQSNSSVVYGDTFVLKLFRRVSPGTNPDLELPLALARTGCSRVPAPAAWFEAEPPAEGTAGPRPEPFTLGVLQPFLTGSRDGWQLALDTLAARGDFTDAARALGRATAEVHLAMARALPTAVLRRPQIEHLAATMSERLDSAAAAVPALQPYRAALHGAYGDLAALGRAGRTWAAQRIHGDLHLGQALLTWDGGGREGGGRWSLIDFEGEPSRPLAERRRPQPPVRDIAGMLRSFDYAAAVGRHERPQEWAGRTRAAYCAGYADASGTDPRDEPELLRAHETDKAVYEVLYEARHRPDWLPVPMTAIRRLANAHD from the coding sequence CTGCTCGCCTCGCTCGCGCCGCTGCTCGCCGAGTGGCTGCCCCGGCAGCGCTGGTTCGCGGGCAAGGGCCGTCCCGTCACCGGCTTCGCGCTGGTCTGCGCCACCGAGCTGCTGCCGTGGGCCACGAGCGGAAGCACGCCCGGACTGCTCCACCTGCTCATCCGCGCCCAGCAGCCCGAGCCGCCCGGCCACCGGCACGGCTTCGGCTGCGGCCACCGGCGCGGGGCGGCGGCCAGCGACTGCTACCAGATCCTGCTCGGAGTGCGCCCCACCCTTCCGCCGCCGCTCGCCCCCGCGCTCGTCGGCCGGCCCAGTGGCGGGCCGCTGGACGGGCAGGCGGTCTACGAGGCGCTGTCCGACCCGCGGCTCACCACACTGCTGCTGGAACGGCTGCGGATGCCCGGCCGGCTCGGCCCGCTGCGCTTCGTACGGGAGCCGTCCAGCGCCATCCCCGCCGCGCTCACGCCCCGGCTGATGACGGCCGAACAGTCCAACTCGTCGGTGGTCTACGGCGATACGTTTGTTCTCAAGCTGTTCCGCCGGGTCAGTCCCGGCACCAACCCCGACCTGGAACTCCCCCTCGCGCTCGCCCGCACCGGCTGCTCCCGGGTGCCCGCGCCCGCCGCCTGGTTCGAGGCCGAACCACCCGCCGAGGGCACCGCCGGGCCGCGCCCGGAACCGTTCACCCTGGGGGTGCTGCAACCCTTCCTGACCGGCTCCCGGGACGGCTGGCAGCTCGCGCTGGACACCCTGGCCGCCCGGGGCGACTTCACCGACGCCGCCCGCGCGCTGGGACGCGCCACCGCCGAGGTCCATCTGGCGATGGCCCGCGCACTGCCCACCGCTGTGCTGCGCCGCCCGCAGATCGAGCACCTGGCCGCCACCATGAGCGAGCGGCTGGACTCGGCCGCCGCCGCGGTGCCCGCCCTCCAGCCGTACCGCGCCGCGCTGCACGGGGCGTACGGGGACCTGGCCGCGCTGGGGCGCGCGGGCCGCACCTGGGCGGCCCAGCGCATCCACGGCGATCTGCACCTGGGGCAGGCGCTGCTGACCTGGGACGGCGGCGGGCGTGAAGGAGGCGGCCGGTGGTCCCTGATCGACTTCGAGGGCGAGCCGTCCCGTCCGCTGGCCGAGCGGCGCCGTCCGCAGCCGCCGGTACGCGATATCGCGGGCATGCTGCGGTCCTTCGACTACGCGGCGGCCGTCGGACGCCATGAGCGCCCGCAGGAGTGGGCCGGCCGCACCCGCGCCGCGTACTGCGCGGGCTACGCCGACGCCTCCGGCACCGATCCGCGCGACGAGCCGGAGCTGCTGCGCGCCCACGAGACCGACAAGGCCGTCTACGAGGTGCTCTACGAGGCGCGGCACCGTCCCGACTGGCTCCCCGTCCCCATGACCGCCATCCGCCGCCTCGCCAACGCCCACGACTGA